A window of Castanea sativa cultivar Marrone di Chiusa Pesio chromosome 1, ASM4071231v1 contains these coding sequences:
- the LOC142634998 gene encoding uncharacterized protein LOC142634998: protein MGREYRMMDGSSGSSWSERKPHREISILLHRLSLAVIALSISWKSSDKGSYPNISMGRIPFNAVANYKPLPPTNEKQLRDTFQKYDSNGDGLLSKADLENAFKSLGSHMPNWRARRALNHADANGDKFISPEELNEEIEGNWLLKKKLSVTFYEVILVATMTNKKTLPPTTEKQLRDTFQKYDTDGDGHLSKAELENAFKSLGSRMPNWRARRALHHADANGDKNISPEELNEVVKYAAKHGYVLG, encoded by the exons ATGGGGCGAGAGTATAGGATGATGGATGGGTCGTCGGGGAGTTCGTGGTCAGAAAGGAAGCCTCATCGTGAAATATCTATCCTTTTGCATCGTTTGTCTCTTGCGGTGATTGCGTTGTCAATCTCTTGGAAGTCATCTGATAAAGGATCAtatcctaatatcag CATGGGACGTATACCTTTTAATGCAGTGGCCAACTACAAGCCTTTGCCCCCAACTAATGAAAAGCAATTACGGGATACATTCCAAAAATACGATAGTAACGGTGACGGTCTTCTCAGCAAGGCAGATTTGGAGAATGCCTTCAAATCCCTCGGCTCACACATGCCCAACTGGAGAGCTCGCCGTGCACTGAACCATGCTGATGCCAACGGAGACAAATTCATTAGCCCGGAGGAGCTCAACGAG GAAATTGAAGGAAACTGGCTGTTAAAAAAGAAGCTATCTGTTACTTTCTATGAAGTAATTCTTGTAGCCACAA TGACCAACAAGAAGACCTTGCCCCCAACTACTGAAAAGCAATTACGGGATACATTCCAAAAATACGATACAGATGGTGACGGTCATCTCAGCAAGGCAGAGTTAGAGAATGCCTTCAAATCCCTCGGCTCACGCATGCCTAACTGGAGAGCCCGTCGTGCGCTCCACCATGCTGATGCCAACGGAGACAAAAATATCAGCCCGGAGGAGCTCAACGAGGTTGTAAAATACGCTGCCAAACATGGATATGTCCTTGGTTAA